The sequence below is a genomic window from Phycodurus eques isolate BA_2022a chromosome 6, UOR_Pequ_1.1, whole genome shotgun sequence.
gataCAGTACGATACGATACCCCCTCCCCCCAGCAGGAGCTGACAAAACAGGTAAATTaaaaactcattaaaaaaaaaccaaaggctttacttttatttgataatTTCTTCGACTCAGAGGGGCAGTTTTTATAGTGAGGGCACCTAACCCTCTTCCCTGGGAAAAAACACTTAATTTCGAGCATTGccacaaccatatgattgacatacatttaaaaatgattggaTCAGTGTACCACCTCCATATAAAAGTATCATTTATGGTTAGTCACACTCTTTTGCAAATTACTTatgagcaaaacaaaccaatttacctatttaaaaataatagtcccaaacagaacatggatACATAATTTCTACTTAAATTTTTGCACTTTAttttgtcttcagtatacaataaaaacaaaggaattgactttgccattccaatacttttggaagggacTGTATGTTGCAGCAGGCAGGCAATCATATTGCAGTGGATCACTTTTAACACAAATGGAATTCATACGAGTGATTGACATGGTGTCAGagcgctctctctcgctctctctctctctctctctctctctctctctctctctctcttatgtGCAGGAGGAGGAGATTTCAGGAGAAAAAACGGCAACTTTTAACCATTAAAACACTCGCGCACATGCGACAAGATGTAACTTTTAATTGCACAAGCTAAAAACCAATTTGGTCGCAGTCTTGAAAGCTATAAAGgcattttttccagaagaaaaGTCAGAAGAGTTTTACTTCtaaaattcacttgttaaaatatgacttcttCCCTGGTTAAACTGAACAAAGActctttcatttcaaaatgattttttctaTTGTCAATACTCGACATATCCAGGAcacagaaaaatggaaatgtcgTTTCTCTCTCTACAATAACAGGAATAAAACAAATAGTAcaataattgtgtttttgttccttTATTTTATGCAGGAACTCAGTCATGTTTAACAACGACATGATGGCAGATATCTACTTTGTGGTGGGACCGCCAGGTGGGACACAGCGGATTCCGGGCCACAAGGTACCaccactcacaaaaaaaaaatatctttggtCTCCATTTTATGATTAATTGGCAATTGGATTATGAGGGGggccttggaaaaatgtctccccgCTGTAAGGAGTTCCCGGccccaaaaagtttgacaaAGCCTGGTTTAGTGTACGTGACACCAAACCAAGCCGGTCCACTTGTGTGTGCAGTACGTCCTGGCCGTGGGAAGCTCTGTGTTCCACGCCATGTTCTACGGCGAGCTGGCCGAGGATCAGGACGAGATCCGCATCCCCGACGTGGAGCCGCCGTCCTTCCTCGCCATGCTCAAGTGAGTGCAGCTTGAGCTAACTTGTGCACTATGCTTTATGGAAAGCCATCTGAGCATTTAGTGCATATCCTGTTATCCATCTGAAGGTCCATACTAGTACCATCTTTGTCCATAATAGTAGGACAAATTGGGCATAATAGTAGATTTCCTTCGCCACTAAACAGGAAATGCTGAAAAACTCCCCTGCACATGCTCCAAAAAATCCCAAACTTCACGTTTCATCATAGTCATACCCTGAACAATCTATTTCCTTGTACATATAGCCCCACCTAGTGGCGAAAAAATACGTcttcttttacattttaatgtactgCGCCGAGCACGTTGAAGACATCCACCTGAATTTAAGCCTCAAGACATTGATcatgctttgtaaaaaaaaaaaaaaaaaaaattgtgacatACGGCAGAAAGCGTGGGCGCAGTGGCGTGGCGAATTTTGATGATTCGCCGTGAAATCAAAAGCTAGGAATCAGTTGCCTTAAGGTTTCTGGATCTCATCTTCTAAAACAAACGCGAGCGGTCTCAAGCTGTCCTCTGCAGGTAACGTTATGCTTACAACCAAAAGCAGTTTATGCTTACAACCAAACAGCAGTGCTGGATACTACCAACACTACTagtttaactacatttctccgtagcgtcactatttcaacatcaaatagcttttcagtagtttAGCTACTTTTGTAATCACAGCGATAGCAAAGTAGCGTTCCCCCAGCATTGAATCCGACGTCACGTTACGTACCTTATCTCAAGTCCCCCGTTGACACCGGGGCGAGCGGCGAAATGTGCGCCgcagattgtaaacatgcagacaatatgTGAAAGGTGGGTGCagtttgtggagaaaaaaatcttcaaaatgaattgttgtattgttgtggtctatttaaataattaatttgatatttaaataaaataatatatttttattttttacagtgccataaagcaacaatgcTCAGGGTTAAGTGGTCTTTTATTGtagatgtttgaaaataaggttagacaaatgtcattttatagaattgTGTTAAGTCAAGGTTTTTGATGATTAGCACATTAACTATCACACTTTTTCTGCACCGAATCGAATCGAGAATCGTATCACTCCCATACTGAATCGAATCGTATCAAATCGTTCCGCCCGTAaagatattgttttttaatcaaatcgCTACCTGTGTATCTAGATATGTATGGAATCGGCCTCATGTCAGAGATTCCTATCCCTACTAGAACATGGACACCTTAAAATtgatttgaactcaaaatatgGAATAAAGGCTCAAAAGGCTTTCCATACTAAGCAGTGTTCTTCCCACCAGGTACATCTACTGTGACGAGATCGAACTGTGCGCTGACACGGTTCTGGCCACGCTATACGCCGCCAAGAAGTACATCGTGCCGCACCTGGCGCGAGCCTGTGTGAATTTCCTGGAAACGAGCCTGAGCGCCAAGAACGCCTGTGTGCTTCTGTCTCAGAGCTGCCTGTTCGAGGAACCTGACCTGACGCAGCGCTGCTGGGAGGTGATCGACGCTCAGGCCGAGCTGGCCCTGCGCTCCGAGGGCTTCTGTGACATCGATGTGCACACGCTGGAGAGCATCCTGCGCCGCGAGACGCTCAATGCCAAAGAGATGGTGGTGTTCGAGGCGGCGCTCAGCTGGGCCGAGGCCGAGTGCCAGCGCCGGGACTTGAGGCCCACCATTGAGAACAAGAGGCTGGTGCTCGGCAAGGTGTGGCGCTCTTCTTTTGTCCAAAATGACTTGGCAGGCACGATTTGTAGATTTAATTACAGCAGAAGCAATCATTCAGAAGTAAATGCTGAGAGAAGTGGCAAAGGTACTCACACTGTGTACTTGAGTAGAAGTACAGAAACTTTGCAAACGTACAGCTCGGCATGGCAACCACAGTGGGATTACCGGCTCGTGCATTGATAAAGACGGCAGCTTGCAggctgcgagaactaatgtgaattgcaggacacgtTGACCGTCGAGACTTCAAACGTACATCGtggtaataaatatgcaaatatttggTAAAATTCTGTGCCAAACAGCATTGAGTCTCGTATTCTCCGATGCGCTGCTCCCGGCATCTGGGAAAGTCCGTGAGCCTGACTGCTTATAGACAGCAGCGGCTGGGCGGCTGGACGGCAGACCATTTCACAAAGTAGGGAAAAACTAAACCACTAACACATCTCACACATGGCAGAATGAGCGCgctcactttaacttttatcCGGAGTTTACCAGCGTGGCCAACGTAGGCAATATTCGCTTCGCCAAATCCCGTTTCAATTAGCCGTTGGCGAGGTGGCGAACGGGCAGTGCAAACCCTGGCTATATGTCATTCAACTCACCTTTTGGCATAGACGCACTATCTTTTTAAGTGTGTAATGATGCCAAACTTTGGACACTGTCTTTTATGTACTTTTTCCTCCTAGCTCGTGCTTATTGCTATGTGAGTCTGCAGTATTAGTCAGTGTGGAAAAAATGATCACCACAATATCCCATGATAAAGCAAAAAATCTGTGACATAAAATTAGATGTGTACAATgtaaaaatctgcgatacaaTGAAGCCCTGAAAACTGAACCGCGTTATGGCGAGGGACGACTGTAcaggaaaattaaaaagtagATTACACGGGCTGTTAGTAGCTGCATCGGGAGAAAACcaaatacatactgtaccttgACTGTTTCCTCCCAgaggtgcattcaaggactGCCAACAGAAGACGACATCTGAAATGCAGATGGAAATACACCACCAATGAATTAAACCTAACGACACCAATATTCCACAAGATGTATCAAAgtagtaatttttttgtttttaatactttGACCtgtgcacaaacacaacaaatagGTGAAGCCTGAACTACGATTATGCAGGATTGACTACATGTAAATaagagtgtgtctgtgtgtgttgaaaCTAGGCCATCTACCTGATTCGCATTCCCGCCATGGCTCTGGAGGACTTCGCCAACGGGGCGGCGCAGTCCGGGGTGCTGACGCTAAACGAGACCAATGACATCTTCCTATGGTACACGGCGGCCAACAAGCCCGAGCTGCTGTTCTGCAGCAAACCCCGCCAAGGTCTTGCGCCGCAGCGCTGCCATCGCTTCCAGTCGTGCGCTTACCGCAGCAACCAGTGGCGCTATCGTGGACGCTGCGACAGCATCCAGTTCGCCGTGGACAAGCGCGTCTTCGTGGCTGGCTTCGGCCTGTACGGCTCCAGCTGCGGTTCAGCTGAATACGGTGCCAAGATGGAGTTGAAGCGTCAGGGCGCGGCCGTGGCGCAGCGTGTCATCAAGTACTTCTCGGATGGCTCCAGCTCCACCTTTGCCGTGTGGTTTGAGCACCCGGTCCAGATAGAGCCCGATGCCTTCTACACGGCCAGCGTGGTTCTAGACGGAAACGAGCTCAGCTACTTCGGACAGGAAGGCATGACCGAGGTGCAGTGTGGAAAGGTCACCTTCCAGTTCCAGTGCTCCTCAGACAGCACCAACGGAACCGGCGTGCAAGGTGGTCAGATACCAGAACTCATCTTCTACGCCTGAGGTGCCAACACAGGCGTCATGGATcatatggaaagccatttgagcatttattacatttattcatacaagtatgtgtttttgtcctcactaggatGGACAATTCAGGACACTTGTAGAATATAATTTGACAATTGACAGCTgatgtcaagtcaagtttacctttatatgggtcattttcatataatttgatcagtaATGATGGACctctaatttagcattttttttaattgggtaATGTCTCCCAAGCTGAAACAGCCACGCCTTAAatcctatttttaaaatgttattgatttaaaattggAGACATTCATGGTAAAAGCAATCTATATTGACAGAGCAATGGCCCACTGAAATAGACTTGAGAGAGAGCTTAAATGACAGAGAAGGACCATTTGTAAAATAAGCAATAAAATATTAACgctgaagacactaagatgcaaTTGTTAGTTTTAATTAAGAAAATGGAGAAAATCCTATCCatcaaaaaaaatggaattagtCTTCAGAAATCGTTGCAACTTCATTTGGGACACCTAAcggaaaaagacattttggcattaaaagtttgaaaaatattactttagaatatttgtttttcttggaaACAATTATAAtctgatggataacaactgccaataattaataaatatcagtaaaatttattgattttcaAGAGGAAATTAAGTGGTATccactggttcgcacatctacCTTGCAGTTCTAAGGtgctgggttcaaatctgacctcccctgtatggagtttgcatgctctccccgtgcctgcttgtgTTTTCTCGCACATTCCAAataacatggatggtaggttaattgaagactctaaattgtccgtaggtgcaaatggttgtttttgtgcatgtgccatgcgattggctaagcgaccagttcagggtgtaccccgcctctcgcccgcctgagataggtgccagcacacccatgacactagtgaggataagcggttgtAAAAATGTATGGATGAAATTTactgggccatgtctttaccgttattgatcaatttACATGAAAATTACCCATATAgagaagcggcagtaaaacaaaaatccagatgtcagggGCGGGGCAGGACAAGAGACTAATTTCATACCAGGTGACGTGTATGAATTTGCTTTAATGATATGACTCGCATCATTCCGCAAAATGTTCTGTATGTTTTGAAGTGATCTTTTGAAGAATGCAGTCATTTTGCTTGGAGATAGATGGAGCGGAAAAATTGGAACTGTACAACATAAGGGCCCGGCATATAATCAATTCAGCATACTAGtatgatattgaataaatgctctaaAGCTAAAGCTGTTGATCATTTGTCCGATGTCATCTTAAGCTCTATGTACTAGTATGcgttttgtcctcactagtaagacaattcagcataCTAGTAGGTTATCTAATAAATTCTCTGATGGCTATAGCTGCGAAcaaattgtcttactagtgggTACAAAAAGCACTAcatacatggaccttaagatgatatggaataaatgctcaaaatggCTTTCATAAGTTTACGCTTTCTATCTCCTTCAAAGCAACCGAGAAGCGtctgctgacttcctgttcaccTGCACCACAGAAGATGCGAATTTCTTTCACGTTTCTTCGCCAAGTTCTGAAGTGAggcaacaactaaaaaaaaaaaaaaaaaggttttgatcTCATCCTTCGCCTGGTTTTGTGTTGTCTGTGAAAAATCATAAACTGTTGACTCtttttttgccttaaaaatAATCTGACACAAAAACTTTGCCTCTGAAAATCCTAAGAGGTgacattttatgttgtttttaccAAGTATGTGGTCACGTGTTTGTGTCAGTAGTTTTCTGTGTCCGACCAAGTTTTTTCACGTCTTTGCTGAATGTGCGCGATGGCGGCAGTGGCCttaaatcatcaaaataaaaacaattctatcGTCTTGACTATTTGTATATATAGCAATGCgtctgtttattgtttttacatttattggCAAAGAAAAAGCTAGGTAGCTAGTTGGTAACTTTTTGTC
It includes:
- the LOC133404393 gene encoding BTB/POZ domain-containing protein 3-like, which codes for MAAELFPTKKLLPSALAQQQQQQKQSQQSQHTHDQQNLSNNNRTSRQAGCTWQGLYPTIRERNSVMFNNDMMADIYFVVGPPGGTQRIPGHKYVLAVGSSVFHAMFYGELAEDQDEIRIPDVEPPSFLAMLKYIYCDEIELCADTVLATLYAAKKYIVPHLARACVNFLETSLSAKNACVLLSQSCLFEEPDLTQRCWEVIDAQAELALRSEGFCDIDVHTLESILRRETLNAKEMVVFEAALSWAEAECQRRDLRPTIENKRLVLGKAIYLIRIPAMALEDFANGAAQSGVLTLNETNDIFLWYTAANKPELLFCSKPRQGLAPQRCHRFQSCAYRSNQWRYRGRCDSIQFAVDKRVFVAGFGLYGSSCGSAEYGAKMELKRQGAAVAQRVIKYFSDGSSSTFAVWFEHPVQIEPDAFYTASVVLDGNELSYFGQEGMTEVQCGKVTFQFQCSSDSTNGTGVQGGQIPELIFYA